The Lactuca sativa cultivar Salinas chromosome 2, Lsat_Salinas_v11, whole genome shotgun sequence genome includes a window with the following:
- the LOC111911887 gene encoding transcription factor GAMYB isoform X2, translated as MSNMTSESEERINSPNDEASSERNMIGNGTLKKGPWTSAEDAILVDYVNKNGEGNWNAVQKHSGLSRCGKSCRLRWANHLRPDLKKGAFTPEEERRIIELHAKMGNKWARMAIELPGRTDNEIKNFWNTRTKRRQRAGLPIYPPDVCLQTLNDNTQSQNMGTFPNGDTSSSHPEILPNNNFQIPAVEFKNLGLSHELFAPSLLDNFLDIPGNTLLGSNFLFPISHPPKRIRRSDPSYPIYDGGLNDIFQYEDSSFSGSHAFLNGNTSSSDPISWATKMELPSLQYSSTQKMGSCGAPSSPLPSLESVDTLIQSALIGHQKSDNRNSGLLEAVLYESQTLKTSNSKNSNSNSNSNDAAAACSSDDDDWEAYGDPMSPLGHSAASVFSEYTPHTSLDEHHDQSLEAISVKQEAAAAAAADESGGQQLEREDNDMMMKYCRPDLLLDSPWFGGGGGSTSTSNKDHCGLLIDPLSALFPDDFCNVSSMPGPSSPFDV; from the exons ATGAGCAACATGACAAGTGAAAGCGAGGAGAGAATAAATTCACCGAATGATGAAGCCAGCAGTGAAAGAAACATGATAGGAAATGGGACACTGAAGAAAGGTCCATGGACATCTGCTGAAGATGCAATTTTGGTGGATTATGTGAACAAAAACGGAGAGGGGAATTGGAATGCTGTTCAGAAGCACTCTGGGCTTTCTCGTTGTGGTAAAAGCTGTCGTTTAAGGTGGGCAAATCACTTAAGACCTGATCTCAAAAAAGGTGCCTTTACACCAGAGGAGGAACGCCGGATCATTGAACTCCATGCTAAAATGGGGAACAAATGGGCACGCATGGCTATTGAG TTACCCGGACGTACAGATAATGAAATCAAGAATTTCTGGAACACAAGAACCAAGAGACGACAGCGTGCAGGTTTACCGATTTACCCTCCAGACGTATGCCTCCAAACACTAAACGACAACACACAATCCCAAAACATGGGCACATTCCCAAATGGAGATACATCATCATCACATCCTGAAATCTTGCCAAATAACAACTTCCAAATCCCAGCAGTGGAGTTCAAGAATTTAGGATTAAGCCATGAGTTATTTGCCCCAAGCCTCCTGGATAATTTTCTTGATATTCCCGGAAATACCCTCCTCGGATCCAATTTCCTATTCCCGATTTCACATCCTCCCAAAAGAATCAGAAGATCCGATCCATCATATCCCATCTATGATGGTGGTTTGAATGATATTTTTCAATATGAAGATTCGTCCTTTTCAGGCAGCCATGCCTTTTTAAATGGCAACACTTCTTCTTCTGATCCCATTTCATGGGCCACGAAGATGGAGCTCCCTTCACTCCAATATTCTTCTACCCAAAAAATGGGTAGCTGTGGTGCACCTTCTTCCCCGCTGCCTTCTCTTGAATCTGTTGATACTTTGATCCAATCTGCTCTGATTGGTCATCAAAAGTCGGATAATAGGAACAGCGGTTTGTTGGAAGCAGTGCTCTACGAATCACAAACTTTGAAAACCTCAAATTCGAAGAATTCCAATTCTAATTCCAATTCCAATGATGCTGCTGCTGCCTGTTCATCTGATGATGATGACTGGGAAGCTTATGGGGACCCCATGTCACCCTTGGGTCATTCTGCTGCATCGGTCTTCAGTGAATATACTCCTCATACCTCACTCGATGAACATCATGATCAATCCCTCGAGGCTATTTCAG TGAAGCAggaagcagcagcagcagcagcagcagatgAATCTGGTGGTCAGCAATTGGAGAGAGAAGACAATGACATGATGATGAAGTATTGCAGGCCAGATTTGCTTCTGGATTCTCCCTGgttcggtggtggtggtggttccaCTTCCACTTCAAACAAAGACCATTGTGGGCTGCTAATCGACCCTCTCAGTGCACTTTTTCCTGATGATTTTTGCAACGTCTCGTCTATGCCTGGGCCTTCTTCACCCTTTGATGTTTGA
- the LOC111911887 gene encoding transcription factor GAMYB isoform X1, whose translation MKMSNMTSESEERINSPNDEASSERNMIGNGTLKKGPWTSAEDAILVDYVNKNGEGNWNAVQKHSGLSRCGKSCRLRWANHLRPDLKKGAFTPEEERRIIELHAKMGNKWARMAIELPGRTDNEIKNFWNTRTKRRQRAGLPIYPPDVCLQTLNDNTQSQNMGTFPNGDTSSSHPEILPNNNFQIPAVEFKNLGLSHELFAPSLLDNFLDIPGNTLLGSNFLFPISHPPKRIRRSDPSYPIYDGGLNDIFQYEDSSFSGSHAFLNGNTSSSDPISWATKMELPSLQYSSTQKMGSCGAPSSPLPSLESVDTLIQSALIGHQKSDNRNSGLLEAVLYESQTLKTSNSKNSNSNSNSNDAAAACSSDDDDWEAYGDPMSPLGHSAASVFSEYTPHTSLDEHHDQSLEAISVKQEAAAAAAADESGGQQLEREDNDMMMKYCRPDLLLDSPWFGGGGGSTSTSNKDHCGLLIDPLSALFPDDFCNVSSMPGPSSPFDV comes from the exons ATGAAGATGAGCAACATGACAAGTGAAAGCGAGGAGAGAATAAATTCACCGAATGATGAAGCCAGCAGTGAAAGAAACATGATAGGAAATGGGACACTGAAGAAAGGTCCATGGACATCTGCTGAAGATGCAATTTTGGTGGATTATGTGAACAAAAACGGAGAGGGGAATTGGAATGCTGTTCAGAAGCACTCTGGGCTTTCTCGTTGTGGTAAAAGCTGTCGTTTAAGGTGGGCAAATCACTTAAGACCTGATCTCAAAAAAGGTGCCTTTACACCAGAGGAGGAACGCCGGATCATTGAACTCCATGCTAAAATGGGGAACAAATGGGCACGCATGGCTATTGAG TTACCCGGACGTACAGATAATGAAATCAAGAATTTCTGGAACACAAGAACCAAGAGACGACAGCGTGCAGGTTTACCGATTTACCCTCCAGACGTATGCCTCCAAACACTAAACGACAACACACAATCCCAAAACATGGGCACATTCCCAAATGGAGATACATCATCATCACATCCTGAAATCTTGCCAAATAACAACTTCCAAATCCCAGCAGTGGAGTTCAAGAATTTAGGATTAAGCCATGAGTTATTTGCCCCAAGCCTCCTGGATAATTTTCTTGATATTCCCGGAAATACCCTCCTCGGATCCAATTTCCTATTCCCGATTTCACATCCTCCCAAAAGAATCAGAAGATCCGATCCATCATATCCCATCTATGATGGTGGTTTGAATGATATTTTTCAATATGAAGATTCGTCCTTTTCAGGCAGCCATGCCTTTTTAAATGGCAACACTTCTTCTTCTGATCCCATTTCATGGGCCACGAAGATGGAGCTCCCTTCACTCCAATATTCTTCTACCCAAAAAATGGGTAGCTGTGGTGCACCTTCTTCCCCGCTGCCTTCTCTTGAATCTGTTGATACTTTGATCCAATCTGCTCTGATTGGTCATCAAAAGTCGGATAATAGGAACAGCGGTTTGTTGGAAGCAGTGCTCTACGAATCACAAACTTTGAAAACCTCAAATTCGAAGAATTCCAATTCTAATTCCAATTCCAATGATGCTGCTGCTGCCTGTTCATCTGATGATGATGACTGGGAAGCTTATGGGGACCCCATGTCACCCTTGGGTCATTCTGCTGCATCGGTCTTCAGTGAATATACTCCTCATACCTCACTCGATGAACATCATGATCAATCCCTCGAGGCTATTTCAG TGAAGCAggaagcagcagcagcagcagcagcagatgAATCTGGTGGTCAGCAATTGGAGAGAGAAGACAATGACATGATGATGAAGTATTGCAGGCCAGATTTGCTTCTGGATTCTCCCTGgttcggtggtggtggtggttccaCTTCCACTTCAAACAAAGACCATTGTGGGCTGCTAATCGACCCTCTCAGTGCACTTTTTCCTGATGATTTTTGCAACGTCTCGTCTATGCCTGGGCCTTCTTCACCCTTTGATGTTTGA
- the LOC111911886 gene encoding protein AIR1 isoform X2, which translates to MGKSPRKKPRLPKANPKADEQPKSDPASVILSSDDEADDDLSLKIVEKAMLRACGNETNTNPSSSSKPEEITTEVKKRIRKRKEKMGARDNAVEDPKSDSAPIFLSSTDDADNDLSLKAVEKEMLSNETNTNPSASSSKPDENLTEMKKKRKKRKERRKEKMEDNAVEDEEPKDSDVTLETNPAEKSDNIVLRKLLRGPRYFDPPDNNWGNCYNCGEGGHISANCTSARRKKPCFVCGSFDHNVKQCNKGKDCFICKKGGHRAKDCPEKSIGGYQNAKICLKCGDSGHEMFSCKSAYSPDDLKEIQCYVCKCFGHLCCVNNRNAGPREVSCYRCGQLGHNGWECARVHAETTSNGTGTGTPSSCYKCGQEGHLARKCTTTSTKKEKRKNEYSTPRKSRSQSRDNHVSHDLGNPRKKNKTQFGQSTSSHSQLNNKRRSSSNSRGGWTTEDPGEWGSPPPKFQDRI; encoded by the exons ATGGGTAAATCGCCAAGGAAGAAGCCAAGACTGCCAAAAGCAAACCCTAAAGCCGATGAACAACCAAAGTCTGATCCTGCCTCGGTTATTCTCAGCAGCGACGACGAGGCCGATGATGACCTAAGCTTGAAAATCGTAGAAAAAGCAATGTTACGAGCCTGTGGTAATGAAACCAATACTAatccttcatcttcttcaaagcCTGAAGAAATTACCACAGAAGTGAAGAAAAGAATAAGGAAGAGGAAAGAGAAGATGGGGGCGCGAGACAATGCT GTTGAAGATCCAAAGTCTGATTCTGCCCCAATATTTCTCAGCAGCACTGATGATGCCGATAATGACCTAAGCTTGAAAGCCGTTGAAAAAGAAATGTTAAGTAATGAAACCAATACTAATCCTTCAGCATCTTCTTCAAAGCCCGACGAAAATCTGACAGAAATGAAGAaaaagaggaagaagaggaaggagaGAAGGAAGGAGAAGATGGAAGACAATGCT GTTGAAGACGAGGAACCAAAAGATAGTGATGTAACATTGGAGACAAACCCTGCAGAGAAATCTGATAATATTGTGCTGCGAAAGCTTCTT AGGGGACCAAGGTATTTTGATCCTCCAGATAACAACTGGGGAAAttgctataattgtggtgaagGTGGTCATATAAGTGCAAACTGTACATCAGCTAGACGCAAGAAGCCTTGTTTTGTTTGTGGGAGTTTTGACCACAATGTGAAGCAGTGCAACAAG GGGAAAGATTGCTTCATTTGCAAGAAAGGTGGACACCGTGCGAAAGATTGCCCTGAGAAATCCATTGGGGGGTATCAAAATgctaaaatatgtttgaaatgtGGTGATTCAGGGCATGAAATGTTCTCATGCAAGAGTGCATATTCTCCAGATGACCTCAAG GAAATACAATGCTATGTTTGCAAGTGCTTTGGGCATCTTTGTTGTGTGAACAATAGAAATGCTGGGCCAAGAGAGGTTTCTTGTTATAGATGTGGTCAGTTGGGCCATAACGGTTGG GAATGTGCAAGAGTTCATGCAGAAACAACCAGTAATGGGACTGGGACTGGGACTCCTAgttcttgctacaagtgtggtcaGGAAGGCCATTTGGCACGTAAATGCACTACTACTTCTACTAAG aaggAAAAGAGGAAAAACGAATACTCAACTCCTAGGAAGAGTCGGTCTCAGTCGAGGGATAACCATGTTTCTCATGATTTAGGTAACCCtcgtaaaaagaataaaacacaATTTGGGCAATCAACTTCATCTCATTCTCAACTTAATAACAAGCGAAGGAGTAGTAGTAATAGTAGGGGTGGCTGGACAACTGAAGACCCCGGTGAATGGGGATCACCTCCTCCTAAGTTTCAAGATAG GATATAA
- the LOC111911886 gene encoding uncharacterized protein LOC111911886 isoform X1 yields the protein MGKSPRKKPRLPKANPKADEQPKSDPASVILSSDDEADDDLSLKIVEKAMLRACGNETNTNPSSSSKPEEITTEVKKRIRKRKEKMGARDNAVEDPKSDSAPIFLSSTDDADNDLSLKAVEKEMLSNETNTNPSASSSKPDENLTEMKKKRKKRKERRKEKMEDNAVEDEEPKDSDVTLETNPAEKSDNIVLRKLLRGPRYFDPPDNNWGNCYNCGEGGHISANCTSARRKKPCFVCGSFDHNVKQCNKGKDCFICKKGGHRAKDCPEKSIGGYQNAKICLKCGDSGHEMFSCKSAYSPDDLKEIQCYVCKCFGHLCCVNNRNAGPREVSCYRCGQLGHNGWECARVHAETTSNGTGTGTPSSCYKCGQEGHLARKCTTTSTKKEKRKNEYSTPRKSRSQSRDNHVSHDLGNPRKKNKTQFGQSTSSHSQLNNKRRSSSNSRGGWTTEDPGEWGSPPPKFQDRYKSGERSHTYNNNSNNGSGYNSGYNSNSNSNSNSHGRKLHYETSNGSYHHQHTHSHRYSASRFGNSSNFGKRDYNTWDY from the exons ATGGGTAAATCGCCAAGGAAGAAGCCAAGACTGCCAAAAGCAAACCCTAAAGCCGATGAACAACCAAAGTCTGATCCTGCCTCGGTTATTCTCAGCAGCGACGACGAGGCCGATGATGACCTAAGCTTGAAAATCGTAGAAAAAGCAATGTTACGAGCCTGTGGTAATGAAACCAATACTAatccttcatcttcttcaaagcCTGAAGAAATTACCACAGAAGTGAAGAAAAGAATAAGGAAGAGGAAAGAGAAGATGGGGGCGCGAGACAATGCT GTTGAAGATCCAAAGTCTGATTCTGCCCCAATATTTCTCAGCAGCACTGATGATGCCGATAATGACCTAAGCTTGAAAGCCGTTGAAAAAGAAATGTTAAGTAATGAAACCAATACTAATCCTTCAGCATCTTCTTCAAAGCCCGACGAAAATCTGACAGAAATGAAGAaaaagaggaagaagaggaaggagaGAAGGAAGGAGAAGATGGAAGACAATGCT GTTGAAGACGAGGAACCAAAAGATAGTGATGTAACATTGGAGACAAACCCTGCAGAGAAATCTGATAATATTGTGCTGCGAAAGCTTCTT AGGGGACCAAGGTATTTTGATCCTCCAGATAACAACTGGGGAAAttgctataattgtggtgaagGTGGTCATATAAGTGCAAACTGTACATCAGCTAGACGCAAGAAGCCTTGTTTTGTTTGTGGGAGTTTTGACCACAATGTGAAGCAGTGCAACAAG GGGAAAGATTGCTTCATTTGCAAGAAAGGTGGACACCGTGCGAAAGATTGCCCTGAGAAATCCATTGGGGGGTATCAAAATgctaaaatatgtttgaaatgtGGTGATTCAGGGCATGAAATGTTCTCATGCAAGAGTGCATATTCTCCAGATGACCTCAAG GAAATACAATGCTATGTTTGCAAGTGCTTTGGGCATCTTTGTTGTGTGAACAATAGAAATGCTGGGCCAAGAGAGGTTTCTTGTTATAGATGTGGTCAGTTGGGCCATAACGGTTGG GAATGTGCAAGAGTTCATGCAGAAACAACCAGTAATGGGACTGGGACTGGGACTCCTAgttcttgctacaagtgtggtcaGGAAGGCCATTTGGCACGTAAATGCACTACTACTTCTACTAAG aaggAAAAGAGGAAAAACGAATACTCAACTCCTAGGAAGAGTCGGTCTCAGTCGAGGGATAACCATGTTTCTCATGATTTAGGTAACCCtcgtaaaaagaataaaacacaATTTGGGCAATCAACTTCATCTCATTCTCAACTTAATAACAAGCGAAGGAGTAGTAGTAATAGTAGGGGTGGCTGGACAACTGAAGACCCCGGTGAATGGGGATCACCTCCTCCTAAGTTTCAAGATAGGTACAAGTCCGGCGAGAGATCCCATacctataataataatagtaataatggtAGTGGTTATAATTCAGGATATAATAGCAATAGCAATAGCAACAGCAACAGTCATGGACGAAAACTTCATTATGAAACTTCCAATGGATCATATCATCATCAACACACCCACAGCCACAGGTATTCAGCATCGAGATTTGGGAATTCCAGTAATTTTGGAAAAAGGGATTATAATACTTGGGATTATTAG